TGTTGAATAAGGTTATAAAGTTAGAATTAGATAAGCTAGGTGCAGTGGCTTAAATTGGGAGTAGTTGACATTCAAATAGCAAAAAAAATCATTGCAGATAACTTTGCAGAGGATAAAGATGAAAGGGAAAAAGCGTTTTCCATTTATCTTACCAAACCCTATCAAACGATACATGATTCACCTACTATCAAATACTATACAGATTGGAATTTATATGACTCATTAAATATAAATAATATTTCATTGCAAAAGGTATATCGTACTGAGGATAAGTATTTAATTAATATTAAAGATGATGATATAATTATTGGTAAAGATGTAAATGTTGATGATAATATTAAAGACGGTATACTTAATATCGATGAACATAAACTTGTATCTTTATCCCTTTCTTTATCTAGGAGAATAACGATTAAAGAAAGTGGACAATATTACATTAAACATACAATCACCAAACCTAATTATTTCTCCCCTTCCCATTTGATTATAGAAGTGCCGAAAGATATAGAGATCAAATTAATTTATGAAGTGTCAAATTTCGCTGATAATTCTCTAGTTAGTCCATTAATATCTATAAATATAGAAGAAGGAGGTAAGTTAGATTTTCAGTTTATAAATCTTTCTGGCAATAATAGTTTACTATTCTCTTATATAAAAGCTAATATAAAGGGTAAGTTAGATTCCTCAATATTCGTAAACGGAGCTAAAATGGCTCATGTAGAATTTATTACCAAACTATGGGAAAATAGTATAAGTAACTTTTCCTCCAGAGCTTTAGGTACATATAATAATAGAATAGACATTGTAAATAATGTAATACATTTAGGAGAGAGAAGTAGCAGCAACGGAAATATGAAGGCAATTTCAAATGATCAAGCATTTACTGTAGTAAGGGGTACTGCTAGTATAAACGAAACAGCAATAGATTCCTCAACTTCTATAATAGGTAGGTCGTTAATTTTAGGAAAGGAAGCAAAGGCAGTAGTTTCACCTATGCTTGAAGTTAAAACTGGAAGAGTAGTTATGGCTAAGCATTCTGCATCAATAACTAGAATTGATGAAAATCAAATTTTCTATCTTCAAAGTAGAGGGTTTAACAAAAAAGAGGCTGAAGGGCTTATAATTAGGGGATTTATTATCGAGGAGCAAGACCCAGAGGGCTTAAAAAATAAAATTGAAGAAATACTTACTTCATTAGGTTATTAGTTTCGGTTTACTCTCTGTCTATTTACTTATAATTGAATCTTTCTTATAATATACTACTTATCATATTTATTACTGATGAAACATGGTAAGAGTAATAACTTTTAAGGCAGAAGAAGAACTTTTAATAAAACTCGATTTATTTGCAGTTAATAAAAAAATGAGCAGAAGTGAAGTAATTAGAAAAGCTATAGAAAAGTATTTGCAAGAAGCCGCCGGCGGGATTTGAACCCGCGACCGCCGGCTATCTTAGCTTTCTTTTAACTTACAAGGCCGGCGCTCTAACCAGGCTGAGCTACGGCGGCAATAAAAATATAGTTTAAGAAGATTTAAAGCTTATTACATTTTAACTAGCTAATTTAACATTTTAAGGCTTCATCCTCTTATTATTAATACATTAAGTAAATCTAACCTTTTTGTAGTCTCAGATTCCTCAAGTTTGAGGGTAATTAAGCGAAAAAGATGTAATAAACTTTTAAGTTAAAATAAGAATGTAAATATTAGCCGGGTCGTCTAGCGGTCAAGGATCCAGGGCTCTGGCCCCTGGGACCGGGGTTCAAATCCCCGCCCGGCTACCTTTATAGGGAAAATCCTCACATGCTGTTTAAGTAGAATCCCACAATCATATCTAAAAGATTTATGTAAGTTTACATTATTGCTATTTCAATTCTCTACATTATTATATAATATAACATAAAACACTTATTCTCTCTTTAACGTACTTTAACGTAACTTGTGTTATAATGTATAGGAAAAAATCAATGATTTATATAATTATATCTGAGTACTTTATAAACTTAAATATATGATATTACTTGTTCTTAATTTTTTACAGAATTAAAGGAAAAAATTAAAATTATTGAGAAAATTCCCATATTATGCATGATAAATATAAGTAGAGAAAGTGAAGGATATTTTGCGTGTTTACTTATGGCGTAATTTTTCCTATTCTTAAATCACTTCCAACCACGGATACTCCCTTCTCCTACGGGGAATCCACGCAAAAACTAAAGAATGAATAAAACCAAGTATTGCAAGAGAAAAGGAAATAAGCAAGGAAGGAGAAAAACAACATAAGCCCAATCATTTCATGGGGATAAAAACCCCATAATATAGGCTGGCTGTGAAGCCCCTAGAACGATCTAACAAGAGGGTATTGTTAAGAAGAGTTTTAGGGTTCCTAAAGGTAAGCAAGTTAATGTCAAGGATGTTAATGTGAACGATGCACTAGACTCGTTGCCCCAGTAAGACTGTTAGAGGCGAAGCATGTGGTGCCTCTTAAGGGATCATAAATACTCACTTAACTCATTGTTGAGGGAAATACTATCCATCATTCACTTTTACTCCCACTCTCGTGAGCAATTTCCATCATCAGTATAAGTTAATCAAGAATTAAAATAGTTTAAAATATTTAAAGATTACGCAGAAGAGTTTCAGTCTTTAAAGATTATTAGACTTATCATGATTCATAATTCCCATTTAATTATAATATACCAAAAATTAGATCTTAGTATATATATTATTTCATAAACATTAATTTAGGTATAAAAACACTAGATATGGTATTTTATTAATAATATAGAGAATTTTTATCAACTGTTACATATAGTAAGGTTTTTTGCAAAAAAGTTAATTCATTTCATAAAATTTAGGAAAAAGAATTCACTAATATCCAATCGTAATAAAGATGAGGTAATACTGGTTATTAGTTACCAAGAAAGATATAACTTAGCTTGCTATATGTTAATGTGACAACTAATGGAAGAGCTATTATATTCTGTATCATTGCGTAAGATTAAGGTAGTAAAAAGGGACGGAAGGTTAGATGAGTTTAAGTTAGAGAAAATATTATCTAAGCTTGTTTCAGTTCCAGATGAGGTAATAGATGGAATTGTTAAGGATATTCAGAATAACGTTAAGGATAATAGTATTGATACTAAGACTATTGCTGATATTGTAGAGAGGAATTTAATAGAGAATTCTTTAAAGTATCCTAATTTAATGGAATTGGCAAAAAGGTATGTATTAGCTAGGATATATAATCATGTTTATGGAAAGGGTAAATGGAAGGATTTTGATCAAAAAGATTTATTATTATCCTATAATGCCTTAAAAGTTTTAGAGGCAAGATATTTACTGAAAGATCCTAATACATTAAGATATATCGAAACCCCGCAGATGTTATTTAGGAGAGTAGCAAGGTTTTTAGCTAAGGTTGAAAGTAAATATGGTAAATCTGAAGAGGAAATAAAGAAATTGGAGGATAAATTTTATGATATGATAAGCGATTTGAGATTTGTTCCTAATTCGCCTACTTTAATGAATAGTGAAACTAGGTTAGGTATTTTATCTGCATGTTTCGTGATTCCAGTTAAGGACGCGATGACTACTCCGGAAGGTGATGGTATATATGATGCTTTAAGGGCTACTGCCTTAGTTCATCAACAAGGTGGAGGTACTGGGTTTGATTTTTCTGAACTTAGACCTAAAGGAGATGTTGTAGCGTCTACTGCTGGTGTAGCTTCTGGGCCAGTGTCTTTTATGAAGGTCTTTGATGCATCTACTGACGTTATTAAGCAAGGGGGTAAGAGGAGAGGTGCAAATATGGGTGTTATGCATGTTTGGCATGCTGATATTGAGGACTTCATTAAAGCTAAAACTGGTCAGCTTAAAGATGTGCAACTTCAAAACTTTAATATTTCAGTTGGGGTTTACGATTATTTCATGGAAGCTGTAGAGAGAGGTGAAACTGTACCACTAATCAACCCTAGGAAAACTAAAATTCCTGGGACGGATCACGAATATTATATTACTAGAGCTAGGGGCTATATGAAAGAGGAATGGGTTCAAGAAATTATATTGGATGAATTAGAAGAGAAGGGTGGTTCAGTTTCATTAGATGAAAGTAAGATTGTTACTGTAGATGAAGCTTTAATTATTGCTAATAAGGAAGGGGCTATTGTAAGGTATGTTAATGCTAAATCCCTATTTGACGAAATTGTTAAGGGTGCTTGGGATAGTGGAGATCCAGGCTTATTGTTTATAGATACTATTAATAGAAGGCATCCTGTGTGGTATTTGGGTAAGATAAACGCTACTAATCCTTGTGGTGAAGAGCCATTATTACCTTGGGAATCTTGTAATTTAGGTTCTATAAACCTTGAGAAGTTCGTGATTGAAATTAATGGTAAACCAGTAATAGACTGGTCTGGTTTAGCTGATACCATAACATATGCAGTTAGGTTTTTGGACAATGTGATAGATGCTAATCGATATCCGTTAAAACAGATTGAGGAAGCTACTAAGAGGACTAGGAAGATTGGTCTAGGTGTTATGGGTCTCGCTAGAATGTTCATTAAATTAGGAATATCCTACGATAGTGTTGATGCTCTATATCTATCCTATCAATTAGCAAAATTTATTTACTATTATGCTTACAAAGCTTCAATAGATTTGGCTAAGGAAAAGGGTCCATTCCCAGCGTATAATTCCAAACTTTATAGGGATATCTGGGAGTCCGCGATAAGCTTTGAAGAATTATTAAATATAGCTGGAATTCAAGAGAGGCCATCTGATTATGTTAGGAAGTTAGCATCAGTTGTTGATAAGTTAGACTTATCAGAGCTTAAGGGAGAGAGGTTAAAATATGGTTTAAGAAACTCTACAGTAGTTTCAATAGCTCCTACCGGTACTATATCTATAATAGCTGGGACTTCATCCTCAATAGAACCTTTATTTGCATTAGCCTTTGTAAGAAATGTAGCTGTTGGTAAATTTATTGAAATAGATCCATTATTTTTAGAATATTTGAGAAAATATGAGCTAGATGATCCAGAGGTCATACAGAAGATTGCTGAAACTGGGACGATAGGAGAAAATGTATTTATGCCGAGATCTTTAAGGAGGTTATTTAGAACAGCGCATGAGGTATCGCCAATATATCATGTTTTGCATCAAGCAATGTGGCAACAGTGGAACGACTCTGGGACTTCAAAGACGATTAACTTAAGGACCGAAGAACCTCCAGAAACTGTAGAAAAAGTATATTTACTTGCATGGAAGTTAGGCATTAAGGGAATAACTGTATATAGAGATAAGAGTAAGCAACAACAAGTAATTTACTTCGGGGTAAAGAAAGAAAGAGAAGAATATGAAAAGAAAAAAGAGGAAAAGAAATCAATTGTTCCATCATCATTTAGAATGGAAAGTAAATTTGTGGAAGTTTCTGAAACGTATGCAGGTGGATGTAAGACTTGTGAATTATAAAAAACATTTTTATTTTATAACAGCATAATTTAGTGTGTAGTGAGGGAATAGTATGTCATTGCAATTACCATGTGAGTTTTCTGTCAGAGAGATATTGCCTGCAGTTAGGTCTATAGTTGCTGAGAAATTAATAAAAGAGAAAAATTTGTCAGAATATAAGGCTGCAAGTCTAATGGGATTGACACCTGCAGCCGTTTCGAATTATTTAAAAAGCAAAAGGGGTAGTAATTTAAAATCCATTCTGGAAAAAGATGAAAAATTTATGGATTTAGTATCTGAGGTTACCAATAGGATTGTAAGTTCGAATTCGAATTTATCTATTTATTACTGTATTTTGTGCTCTGAGGGTAAAAAAGTTCTTAATAGGCATGGATATAATTTAAGTCCTTGTTTATATGAGACTAATGAAGTCAAATAGCCTTTCTTTTAAGTAATAGATCTGGCAGTCTTTTTATCTCTAAAGAAATATGTAAAATGCCCCATCTTCTGATAGGAACTCTAATACGATCGTACTCTAAGCTGGATATATTTTTTGGTTCTATTATTTTTGATATTCTAGAGGCTAAATATAAGGTTGCAATAACAGGTTTTTCGCTAAAATTTTCTATAATCATATCTAAAATACCCATTTTTTCATTAAAATTTATGTAGAGGGGGATCACAGAACTAGGCTCAATTCTATATATCGATAAGGGAAACGGTGGTTTGCAATCCAGTTCTATTACGTTATTTGTAATGTCCCATAATAGTCTATGTAGTTTTGCTTCTGCGGTAGTTTTAGTTTTGATGACTAAAATTTTTCCATTACTTTCCGCTTTGATTTTGCCTAACTTAAAATCTAAGGTTAAAATGGAATCACTAACAATGCTAAATGCGCCATCAAGTTCTATGCTTATACCGTATGTATTTTCTGGTAATTTATCACTTATTTGTATATAGTAGGGATTTATATAAGAGAATTGTGGATTAAAAAATCCAGTATCTATTACTGTTGCTTTATCCTCAATTTTCATGTTAATGTTATCTTTTAAACTCCTACCATCTCCTACTTCCCCTTCCTTTAATTCTATTATGCTATTATCTCGGAAATAATATCTTTCCCATGCTGATATGTTAAATAACGATGTACCTTCCTTACAAGGTATTAGATATTCTACTAATTTTCTAAGGACTTTCTGATTT
The genomic region above belongs to Saccharolobus caldissimus and contains:
- a CDS encoding ribbon-helix-helix protein, CopG family is translated as MVRVITFKAEEELLIKLDLFAVNKKMSRSEVIRKAIEKYLQEAAGGI
- a CDS encoding SufD family Fe-S cluster assembly protein, which encodes MQWLKLGVVDIQIAKKIIADNFAEDKDEREKAFSIYLTKPYQTIHDSPTIKYYTDWNLYDSLNINNISLQKVYRTEDKYLINIKDDDIIIGKDVNVDDNIKDGILNIDEHKLVSLSLSLSRRITIKESGQYYIKHTITKPNYFSPSHLIIEVPKDIEIKLIYEVSNFADNSLVSPLISINIEEGGKLDFQFINLSGNNSLLFSYIKANIKGKLDSSIFVNGAKMAHVEFITKLWENSISNFSSRALGTYNNRIDIVNNVIHLGERSSSNGNMKAISNDQAFTVVRGTASINETAIDSSTSIIGRSLILGKEAKAVVSPMLEVKTGRVVMAKHSASITRIDENQIFYLQSRGFNKKEAEGLIIRGFIIEEQDPEGLKNKIEEILTSLGY
- a CDS encoding transcriptional regulator, coding for MSLQLPCEFSVREILPAVRSIVAEKLIKEKNLSEYKAASLMGLTPAAVSNYLKSKRGSNLKSILEKDEKFMDLVSEVTNRIVSSNSNLSIYYCILCSEGKKVLNRHGYNLSPCLYETNEVK
- a CDS encoding adenosylcobalamin-dependent ribonucleoside-diphosphate reductase is translated as MEELLYSVSLRKIKVVKRDGRLDEFKLEKILSKLVSVPDEVIDGIVKDIQNNVKDNSIDTKTIADIVERNLIENSLKYPNLMELAKRYVLARIYNHVYGKGKWKDFDQKDLLLSYNALKVLEARYLLKDPNTLRYIETPQMLFRRVARFLAKVESKYGKSEEEIKKLEDKFYDMISDLRFVPNSPTLMNSETRLGILSACFVIPVKDAMTTPEGDGIYDALRATALVHQQGGGTGFDFSELRPKGDVVASTAGVASGPVSFMKVFDASTDVIKQGGKRRGANMGVMHVWHADIEDFIKAKTGQLKDVQLQNFNISVGVYDYFMEAVERGETVPLINPRKTKIPGTDHEYYITRARGYMKEEWVQEIILDELEEKGGSVSLDESKIVTVDEALIIANKEGAIVRYVNAKSLFDEIVKGAWDSGDPGLLFIDTINRRHPVWYLGKINATNPCGEEPLLPWESCNLGSINLEKFVIEINGKPVIDWSGLADTITYAVRFLDNVIDANRYPLKQIEEATKRTRKIGLGVMGLARMFIKLGISYDSVDALYLSYQLAKFIYYYAYKASIDLAKEKGPFPAYNSKLYRDIWESAISFEELLNIAGIQERPSDYVRKLASVVDKLDLSELKGERLKYGLRNSTVVSIAPTGTISIIAGTSSSIEPLFALAFVRNVAVGKFIEIDPLFLEYLRKYELDDPEVIQKIAETGTIGENVFMPRSLRRLFRTAHEVSPIYHVLHQAMWQQWNDSGTSKTINLRTEEPPETVEKVYLLAWKLGIKGITVYRDKSKQQQVIYFGVKKEREEYEKKKEEKKSIVPSSFRMESKFVEVSETYAGGCKTCEL